The genomic region CCAAGCACTGACATTTCATCCAAACGTTATGTACTCAAACTAATTTTCAGTGTCTGGTTCGTCACCTCAGCGCTTCAGGTCAGAAGCGCAGCAAACACGAGAGCAGTTTCTAATGTCTCACTGAGTGGGCCAAAGTCTCCCACTCTACATCGTTATAACGAGGCCAGAGATCTTTCTGATGTATCTTGAGTCGATCTGTCCCTGTGTTAATGAAAATAATGTTTCTGCGCAGGGTGCGTAAATGTGCATGTCTTTTTCAGCAGGCTGTGTGCTCCGGGTACTTATAAAAATTCTAGTTTCTAAGGTATAAAATACGTAGTAGTCCATTCCTCTTTTTACATTCCAATATACTGTATCTCCAAAGTACGTTCGTCTTGCAACTACCACCACACGGCAGACAAGACAAAACTGAACCGCAGTGGTCTGCACAGGGCACACATGTCAggcacacgcgcgcgcacacacacacacgcggacacacagagacacacgtgTGCAATTCTTACAACTGCGATGTTTCTTAAGACACAACAGTCAATGTATGTAATAAACCTATTTGCGCACAGCTGACCACTTATCTTAGAActtatctttttctctctctcctcgcAGTTCAAGAGCAAGACCAGATTAATGCGTTTCCTCCAAAACCAGAAAACCTGTCACAGCAGCTTCACCCACCACTCTTAATGGGTTGTGTGCTTGTAACAAATTAATGGACGTGATCTGTCGTTGTGTAAAAACGTCTAACTCGCATGCTGCCACACACCTATGTGTGTAATATTAATGTACACTTTTTACTCACCTTTGTGAAAGAGTCCACAAGTAAAAACGGCAATAACGTAGTTTACAGTTCCAAACTGTGACATCTTCACTCCATACATCCCTCCAAAGATTGAAACAAGCGCAAGACGCTTCCACGGTGATGCCTAAAGTATTCTTCACGAGAGCACATAAGCCAACAGCAAAAATGATATGTGCGGGAGAATATTACAATATCTTAATTCAGTACAATCCTAGTCAACACGCATCGCCTAATTACCGCTGTTAACTGCGCGTGTAACCCGGTTTTCCCCTCCTCTCATTCTCTTTATATTGTGCAATCCTCGCTCTCCACCAGACGAAGTGTTTTCCTGTCTCCTCTGCTCAACCCGCTACTGTACTCGATGAAAGAGTAAATGAACGCTTGAGCACTCATATATCAGAGGTAACGGcctactttgttttctttctgcaaaGGTAATATAAATGACACATGAAATGAAATCCCGTACATAGAAATCACAAGCACTCCGTGTGTTGGTGGTAGAAACTAGAATCAGCAAACTGATGTGCTGCCAAGTATCTGTGTACTACAGCTGTGCAATGTTTCAATCAAACACTTCTCCAGGCACAGTTTATTCTCATAAATAGATTTACTGTAGcaggtgagagagaaaaaaatcataaacatGAAATAGATAGCAGGAGGAAACATCTGATGCTTCCTAAGAAAAAATATCACATTAACTTCTAAACTGAGAGAATTTGAGAACCAGTATATCGATGTGAAAAGCCTCGCTTCTGCCACATTTTGGTTGGGTGTATTATGAATGTGTGGATGCATTTATCAGATAGGAATATTGTTTCTCCGTGATTCCAGGTCAAAACGTCTTACCTTTAGACTTGGAGGCAGCTTTGTGAAACTAACAGACTTTATCTCTCTGCCACCTTCTTGGTGACTGTTGAGCAGTTCTGCAGTGCACAATTTTTAAACTCCAATTTCTTTGTAAAGTCTGGATTCGCTTGTTGACCAAAGAACTTGTTGGCAGtcatctttcttttctgttaaGATTTTCTGCCATATGACTTGAGGGACATGTTCAGAATGCATGAGCTCAGGATTTCTGCTATTGCCAGTCTGCTGTAGATCTGCACGGAGAAAATGGCAGGACTGTTACTGGTGCAGGGCTTAAGCCGTGTCCGACACAGAACGATTAAAACATTGACAGGACTGAAATTACAGTGAAACTCAGCACTCCACGTCACACGCTTCTTAAACTGAAGGTAACGAATCATTTTACAACCAAATCAAACTGATACAGAAAACAAATTATTTGTCTTACTTTTGGAACAAAAAACGCcatcaaagaaaatataaatatgactGTACGCTCTGCCATTGGCccgccaaaattcaaaacacatggCTCTTGAATCAGTAGGTGTTCCGCTCAGTCAGGCTACAGTCTCACTGAGTGAGTGCGTGCGTCAAAACAGCAAATTAAATAGGGCCTCCTCCATTAATAAAAGTGACATGACATATCACAAATTTCACTTAAATAGCTAACGAGTCATCGATTTCATAGGtatttgctttttacaacacatatatttccccctcctcttcagtgtgtcatggAACATCCTCACAACTATCAGTTTCGATCTGAGTGTACTGAGATTAGTCCAAGCCGAAACTGTGCGCTTTTCTTGTTTAAGTCTTAGATGACAAAATGCGCATGAAAGTCATGAAGTCTTCAGTGAACTCTCTGCGCACTGTTCTTGAGTTAGTCTGAAGACCACATGAAGCTTAGAGGTTTTCAGTgactgtgcaaaagttatgTGACATATGCGCGCTATGAGCCTCAAGGTCCGCTCTGTGATTTTACGTACCCGTATTTCATGACTgcacttgttgcacaggtggaATCCTATCACAGTACCACActgcagttctccaggcttctttcacaaatgtctgTAGAACAGTGTAAATGCctgggtgcttgattttatacactatGTGGACATGGAATGATTGAACACCAGAATTCAATAACTCTGAAGGCTGAGTGAATTATTTCCACTTGTGTGTGATGTGTTCTGTAGTGCTCATTGTGTCTGCTGTTGGTCCTGAGTGTGAACACACAAATGATGTCCTGCAATATTTGTTCCATGTGGTGCACTGGTTCAAGgtttttttcacacacacaataagTCTCATTTGTCATTATTTATCATATTTACCGTGCACTGTGTAGCTGGTAACTGCAACACAGAGCTGATTAGTGAAGCGAAAGCAAGGAAAGATGTTGTAGGAGGTCATCCTACGGCTGTAGTGCCACCTAGtggaaaaaagtgcaaacaAAGGCAGTGGTTGGTGTGGCTCACCAAGGAACCCTTCCCAACAAATCTGAATGGATACATTCACGAATCAAGAATTCCTTCTTAATGTCCACAACAAAAATTGAACTACAGCTGAATTTAAAGGATTATTCCATATTCTTCTTCTAAATTTGAATCCATATTATGACCAGGTGGTCATTTTGAGCAATAGCAGGTGAGTGAGTCACATTTAGGCATAAATTACCACTAAACAGGCGCAATATGGAACCGTTATTATTCTATAGAGTAGTTATACTTGAAGTCACAGCAACAACCCAATATCCGCCAATCGGCAACACAAGTacgaaaggaaaaaaatgatctATTTAACAGAACACTTCACAGATCAAAGATGCTTTTATTatttggaaatcactttttggcacaacactgggatttcttttctttttcttttttaattatcgggaggaggccccaggacacgctggagagattacatttAATGAAATACAACTGCATCTCTTGGCTGAGCTGGTCTGGGCTTGTCTGTCACCTTCACTTCAGGTAGTGGAcgaaaaattgtttttttcatgtgtgttcagtatatgtaaaacaaacagttttacgTGCAGCTGTGCATGTGCCGCCAATCAAAAGCATCCATCTGATCATCTGtttgatgaaaacattttttgtagaaatctgaaataaaccaagacaaaaacaagcaggtTGACTTTGTGAAATTTATTTACCTTTGAAAATGTGTCAGTCAGCAGTACAGTGAGAATAACAGCAGTCTGCATGTGTTTAGACTGACAAACTGTAAGCCTGAAAATTGCTGTCTTTATGTGTGGAAAGGTAACTCATATCAACAGATAGTATACCTGCAAAACTACATGGAGACAATAAGGAGTGTTTTGCATTAAGTCCAGTTTGACACAGAGAAGAAGCAAAAGCGTCAAATGTTTCTTTACACTTTCTGATGAGCAGTGCAATGtttgcagattaaaaaaacattaaaacattattaaAACAATACTTGACTAGCACTAGGATGGTCTTACATTACTAAGGTGATAAATATTCCTGGTCTGAGTAACTGAACACAAATGTATGTGTTGGTTTTTTAACAATACACGTAGTAATAAATTGAGCATAACATGTTCACAGTGAACAAACAGAGACCTTCAGCTGCCATTTTCTGCAATTTCAGGTGGAAAAGTGTTGTTATTTACAAAAGCACAGTGCAGTTTTCATTGTAGTTGTCTCTGGTAGTATCaatttaatcaataaaatcaatttAATCAAAGTTATTGATGAGAAAGGTTCATGTTAGCCACTCATGCTCGTTTTCACAGTTCGCATTTCAAGTAACTTAATGTTTAAATATCtgacaaaacaccaaaacatgACTTTTTATAAACAGCACCATTTCAAAgatatacaaaaaataaataaacagcacaaagcactgagataaaaaaaaaaaaagtaacactcTGGCATAATGAACTGACACTCCTCAGGAGGTGTCTGCCTTCTGCCGCTGAGTGTCTGAGTGTCCCTTCATTTGACTGAAAATGGTCcagttctaaaaataaaaacaaaaacattttagcaTCACTGTGTTAATATTgctgaataaaaatatttttgaacaaAGAACAATAGCTTAGACAAACCAAAGACGGGTTTGATGAATTAGAAAGAAAGTAGAAAAGTAAAAGGTAAGTTGGAAAGAattgaaatgtgaaaatatcctgaagagtgaaaaagaaaccaGCAACTTTCCGAGTGCAGTCTGGCAGGATGAAGAGAGACTTACTCCTGAGTGTTTCTTGTTTCAGTTATAATTCACCATGAGCTCTCtgtgtgacagaaaacagatttaagaACAGTTGAATATGTAAAGATGCTGTAATATCAGCAGACGAGTATCTGCTTTGAGATCACTTTTTATACCTGACAAAGATGAGTGCAGCGACACAGAGCACCAACACCACAGACGACAGAATGACTGAAATCCTGATTCCTTTGAGAAAAACAGGAGATAGAAGGATACAATAATGTGAACAACtatcaaatgacaaaaaaaattgatcATAAAAACtggctttaaaaacacaaatgttaaCACACCTAAATTTCTCTGATTAGATCCTGACTTCTTATCCAAAcctggaaaaagaaacacaaacattagAATCACAGAGTAATCATTAATTTATGAATCGGTGATGTTGAAAGAGTTTCTCACCAGCATCATCAGGAATCGTCTCCATCACCTCTCTgtgaggagcagagagcactcGTGCTGCACATCCcacctgtgtgctgtgtttacgtGAACCTGAGAGCACAGCTGTAGTGGTGACAGTGAATGTAGCGTTGgtgttggacacactgacagTGTTGTACTGTGAGAAGCTGAGGTCTTGTTGTGAGACACTGAGTGTTACAGTGGGAGCAGGTCGACCAGTGGCTGAACAGGAAACAACCCACTCTTCAGTAGAGTTTGactctctgacatcaacaacaggTTCATGCAGCTCTGTGAAGGATCAGGAAATATGTTATAAGGACCATGTTGTCAAGAATAAACCAGCTTCTGGTGCATTTAATCACATTAAGGTAAAAGTTCTTACCATAGACTTGGAGGCAGGGTTTACCTGTGAAGGAGCCTTCAGGATAAGTGTTAAACAGACAGTGATAGCAGCCTTCATCCTGCTCCGTCACATTCCTGATGACTATGGAGCAGTTTTGTAGTTCAGTATGTTTAAACTTAAATTTCTCTGTAAAGCCATCATTCACTCTCTGACCATAGTACTTGCTGTACGTGGCAACATTTGTCTCCACATCATGTGAGACTTTCTGCCATGTGACCTGAAGGACGTCTTTAGTGTCCAAGAGCTGACAGCTGAATTCAGCATCTTCTCCCACTGCTGCCAGCACAGTCTGCTGTGTTTGGACCACTGCTGTTAGAGCTGTAGGAGATAGATCAAGCTGTGAGGCACTTTAAATATAATGTTCAAGTCCAACTTGCTGACACATGAGGTCCAGTGTTACTGGCTATCCCAGTTCCTGCAACACACAGTTGTACCTTCAGCCTCACACTGACACTCTGCCTAAACAAATCTGGTAACTGTGTTATTGCAACAGGAATCAAAGTTGCTTCCAGCTGTTTCAGGTTTTTtagtacatgttttttttagttctaCTGCAACACCCCGAACACAACCATagaggtgcacacacacatgtgcagatCAC from Astatotilapia calliptera chromosome 23, fAstCal1.2, whole genome shotgun sequence harbors:
- the LOC113017014 gene encoding OX-2 membrane glycoprotein-like, which codes for MSSFGVLYYFLAVFISGAFDKALTAVVQTQQTVLAAVGEDAEFSCQLLDTKDVLQVTWQKVSHDVETNVATYSKYYGQRVNDGFTEKFKFKHTELQNCSIVIRNVTEQDEGCYHCLFNTYPEGSFTGKPCLQVYELHEPVVDVRESNSTEEWVVSCSATGRPAPTVTLSVSQQDLSFSQYNTVSVSNTNATFTVTTTAVLSGSRKHSTQVGCAARVLSAPHREVMETIPDDAGLDKKSGSNQRNLGIRISVILSSVVLVLCVAALIFVRELMVNYN